The Deinococcus hopiensis KR-140 sequence AAGCTCAACGTGGACGACAACCCCGCCGTCTCCGGCCAATTCCGCGTGATGAGCATCCCCACCATGATTCTGTTCAAGGATGGCCAGCCGGTCGAAGGCATGGTCGGCGCGCAGCCCAAGCGTGCGTTTGAGGCCCTGCTCGACAAGTACACCTCGCCCGTCGGCGCAAACTGACCCTTTTCCCCCAGAACCGGGCCGCCCTCCGATGGAGGGCGGCCCGGCTCCGCTTGGTTCTTCAGTTCAAGGGATACGTCATGCGCGCGATACCGGGCGGCGTCCATGCGTTCACGCACTCCGCGAGCAGCACCTCGCCCTCAGGCCACTCGCCGTGCCCGCTGGCGACGTTGATGTGACCCACCTCACCCGCCGTCACGAACTCCGCCTCCCACGCGTCGGCCAATTCCTGCGCCCGCTCAAAGGAGACGTAAGGATCGTTCTCGCTCGCCACCACCAGCGCGGGAAAGGGCAGTGGCTGAGTGGGCACGGGAGCCATGGTGAGGATCGCCGGGGCCAGTTCCGCCATGTTCGCCTGTTCGGAATCGGTGGGACTGACGAGCAGCGCGCCGCGCACGCGTTCGTGCCCACCGTAGAGCCGCGCCCAGTGAACGATGGTCAGGACTCCGGCAGAATGTCCTGCCAGGATCAGGGCGCCCGGCGTGGCCTCGATCACCTCCTGAAGCCGCCCGGCCCAA is a genomic window containing:
- the trxA gene encoding thioredoxin, with the translated sequence MKPVELTDSNFQTETGEGLTLVDFWAPWCGPCRIIAPVIEELAGQYEGRVKVAKLNVDDNPAVSGQFRVMSIPTMILFKDGQPVEGMVGAQPKRAFEALLDKYTSPVGAN
- a CDS encoding RBBP9/YdeN family alpha/beta hydrolase — protein: MTPTLVIVPGLGESGPEHWQTLWTTKYGAARVRQDDPEAPTPQGWAGRLQEVIEATPGALILAGHSAGVLTIVHWARLYGGHERVRGALLVSPTDSEQANMAELAPAILTMAPVPTQPLPFPALVVASENDPYVSFERAQELADAWEAEFVTAGEVGHINVASGHGEWPEGEVLLAECVNAWTPPGIARMTYPLN